DNA sequence from the Halorussus limi genome:
CTCGTCCGAGGCGACATGACGAAACTCCCGTTTCGGGACGACGCGTTCGACGCCGCGACCGGTTTCCACTCGCTGATTCACGTACCGCTCGACGACCACGCGACGGTCGTCGAGGAGTTCGCGCGCGTCCTCCGGCCCGGCGGGCGCGTCCTCCTGACGGAAGGAGTCGAGGAGTGGTCCGGGGAGAATCCCGATTGGCTCGACAGCGGGGTCGAGATGCGGTGGGATATCGCCGGGGCCGAGGCGACGAAAGACCAGTTAGACCGCGCCGGGTTCGCCGTCGAAGACGAGTGGCTGGTGGTCGACGAACTGGCCGACGACGAGGTGCAGAAACCGTTTATCGAGGCGCGATTAGAAGACTGAGCAACCGCTCTCAGGCCGCCAGTTCCTCGGCCACCGCCTCGGCCGAGAGCAGTTGCGGGTCCACGATGAGGTCGGCCTGTCCGCGGGCGAAGTCCGGCAGGTCGTCCTCGGTGTAGACGACCACGTGCAGGTCGTCGTTGAGGTCCTTCGCGACCGGGATGACGGTCGCGCCCTCCGTCTCGGTCAGCACGAGAGTGTCGGCGTCGGTGATGCCGGCCTCTTCGAGCGCGGGCCGGTTGGCCACCGCGTCGATGCGCGTCAGTTCGACGCCCTCGGCTTCGAGGGCGTCGCCCAGTCCGTCTCGGTCGGGGCCGACGAGGATTGCCTTCATCTCACTCGTACTCGATAGTCGCGGGCGGCTTGTGGGTCACGTCGTACACTACCCGCGAGACGTTGTCGTTCTGTCCCGTGATGCGGCTCTGGATGCGCTGGAGCGTCTCCCAGTCGATTTCTTGGGCGCGGGCGGTCATCCCGTCGCGGCTTTCCACGGAGCGCACCGAGACCACGTAGCCGTGGACCCGGTTGTCGCCCTTGACGCCGGTCGCCTTGCCGAGGACCGCGGCGAACGCCTGCCACGGGTCGTACTCCGCCAGTTCCTCCTCGACGACGTGGGTCGCCTCGCGGGCGACCTCCAGTTTCTCGTCGGTGACTTCCCCGAGGATGCGGACCGCGAGGCCCGGACCGGGGAACGGCATGCGCTCGGAGATTATCTCTTCGAGGTCGAGTGCGCGGGCGACCTCCCGAACTTCGTCCTTGTAGAGGTCGCGCATCGGTTCTACGATACCCTCGAAGTCCACCACGTCGGGCAGGCCGCCGACGTTGTGGTGGGATTTGATGGTGCCCTCGCTCTCGATGCGGTCGGGGTAGATGGTCCCCTGCACCAGATAGTCGGCGTCGGTCTCCTCGGCGACCGTCTCGAACTCCCGGATGAACTGCTCGCCGATGACGTGGCGCTTCTCCTCGGGGTCGGTGACGCTCGCCAGCGCGTCGAGGAACCGCTCTTTCGCGTCCACGATGCGGAGACTGTCCATGTAGTCGAACGTCTCGCGAATCTCGTCGGTCTCGCCCTTCCGCATCAGGCCGGTGTCGACGTAGACGGGGGTGAGTTGGTCGCCGACGGCCTCGTAGGCCAGCGCGGCGGCCGTCGAGGAGTCCACGCCGCCAGACAGCGCGATGACGGCGTTGGCGTCCCCGACTTCTTCGCGAATCTCTGCGACCTTCTCGTCGATGAACTCGTCGGTGTTGACCATCAGACTTCGACCTCCTCGGGGTCGTTCGCGTCGGTTTCGGAGTCCGTTTCGTCGTCAGTGCGCCCGTCGCGCCGGTCGAGGACCGCGTCCAGCAGTCCGACGAACGGCGGACTCGCGCGGGTCGGCCGCGACCGGAACTCGGGGTGGAACTGGGTGCCGAAGAAGTACGGGTGGCCCTCCAGTTCGAGTATCTCCATCCGATTGCCCGACTCGCCCGAGAACACGAGGTCCGAGTCCTCGAATTCGTCGAAGTATTCGGGGTTGACCTCGTAGCGGTGGCGGTGGCGCTCGGTGCAGGAGGTGCCGCCGTAGACCTGCTCGGCCAGCGTTCCCGCTTCGATGTCGGTCTCGTGAGCGCCGAGTCGCATCGTCCCGCCGAGGTCTTCGAGGTCGTACTGCTCGGGCAGGAGGTCGATGACCGGGTGGGGCGTGTCTTCCTCGATTTCCGCGGAGTGAGCGCCCTCCAGTCCGAGGACGTTCCGGGCGTACTCCACGACCGCGAGTTGGAATCCGAGACAGAGACCGAGGTAGGGCACGCCGTTCTCGCGGGCGTACCGGATGGCCTCGATTTTACCCTCGGTGCCGCGGGAACCGAATCCGCCGGGCACGACGATGCCGTCGGCGCCGTGGAGGCGCTCCTCGTGGTCGTCGGCCATCTTCTCGGAGTCGACCCACCGGACGTTCACGTCCACGCTCTTCTCCAGTCCGGCGTGCTTGAGCGCCTCGTTGACCGACATGTAGGCGTCTTCGAGGTCGTACTTCCCGACCAGCGCGATTTCCACTTCGCCGTGGGTGTCCTGCGTGACGAGGTCGCGCCACGTGTTGTCGCGCTCCGCGGGCGGAAGCGCGTCGTCGGTGAGGTCGAATCGGTCCATCACGTACTCGTCGAGGCCTTCCTCCTCGACCATCAGCGGGACGTGGTAGATGTCCTCCACGTCCGGGTTCGAGAAGACGGCGTCGGTCGGCACGTCGCAGAACAGCGCAATCTTCTCCTTGGTCGAGGGGGCGAGTTCGTCCTCACACCGCCCGACGAGGATGTCGGGTTGGAGGCCGATAGACCGGAGTTCCTTCACGGAGTGCTGGGTCGGCTTGGTCTTCTGTTCGCCGTTCTTCGAGTAGGGGACGAGGGTGACGTGAGTCAGCAGGAAGTCTTCCTCGTCCTCCTCGTGGGCGAACTGCCGGAGGGCTTCGAGGAACGGCATGCCCTCGATGTCGCCCACCGTGCCACCGACCTCCACGATGCAGACGTCGTGGCCCTCGGCGGCCTCCCGAATCCGGCGCTTGATGTCGTCGGTGACGTGCGGGATGATTTGGACGGTCTTGCCCAAGTAGTCGCCCGCGCGCTCCTTCTCGATGACGTGCTGGTAGGTCTTGCCCGTGGTGACGTTGTGGTCGAACGTCATGTCGATGTCGAGGAACCGCTCGTAGTTCCCCAAATCGAGGTCCACCTCGCCCCCGTCCTTGAGGACGTACACCTCGCCGTGCTGGAAGGGGTTCATCGTCCCCGCGTCGACGTTGAGGTAAGGGTCGATTTTGACCGCGGTCACGTCGAACCCGGCGTTGGCCAGCAGACGGCCGGTGCTGGCGGCCGTGATGCCCTTGCCGAGTCCCGACATGACGCCCCCGGTGACGAAAATGAACTTGTTCCCGAGAGAGGGGTCGTAATCAGTTTCCGGTTCTGTCGGCATACTGGGTGTCGGCGGCCGCTGTTCAAAACGATTTCGGAGCGAGAAAGCAGCGTCAGGAGGTGGCACGATTGGCGGCGCTCGACCGGCCGCGCGCCGCGGTCGGCCCGGCGGAATCCGCGGTTTCGGGAATCACGGCGGGCGCCGGTCTCCGGGGTCGTCTGGCCCACCGTTACTGGGCGTCCGGACGCCGGTTCCCGGCGCCGCCTCGGACGCCATCCCAACCTTCTTTATCGGATAGTGGGAGGCCAAACTGATGGAACCGACTCGCAGGCGCGTCCTCGGCACGCTCGCGGCCGCGGCGACGGCCGGTGTCGCGGGGTGTTCGAGCGACTCGTCGCCGACAGCGAACAGCGCCGACGCCGGAGAACGAGCGACGACAGAGAGACCAGCGGACAGACCCGCACGAGACGCGTCGGAGACGACCGTCGCCGACGCCGACAGCGTCTACACCCGCGTCTACCGCCAGACCTCCGACTCGGTCGCGCTGATTCGCACGCCCCGAGGGTCCCAGGGGTCGGGGTTCCTCTACGACGACCGCCACTTCGTGACCAACTACCACGTCGTCGGGTCGGCCGACCGCGTCAGCGTCCAGTTCGACGACACCCTCTCGCGAGTCGGCCGGGTCGTCGGTCGCGACCCCCGGAGCGACCTCGCGGTAATCGAGGTGGAAGTTCCCGACGGCGTCGCACCGCTCGAACTCATCGACTCCGAACCGTCCATCGGCACTCGCGTCGCTGTCGTCGGGAGTCCGTACGGTCTCCGCGGGTCGCTGACCTCCGGCATCGTCAGCGGCGTGGACCGACAGGTGCCGAGTCCGGTGGGCGACTACCTGATTCCCAACGCCATCCAGACCGACGCGCCGGTCAACCCCGGCAACTCCGGCGGTCCGCTCGTGAACCTCTCGGGGAAGGTCCTCGGCGTCGTCAACTCCGGGGGCGGCGACAACATCGCGTTCGCCATCTCGGCCTCGCTGGTCCGACGGGTCGTCCCGGCGCTGGTCGCGGACGGCGAGTACGACCACCCCTACCTCGGCGCGAAGACGACGACCGTCACGGAACTGGTCGCGCGAGCGAACGAGTTCCCGACCGCCGAGGGCGTCCTCGTCGTGGACGTTCCGTCCGGGGTCCCGGCGAAGGGGCAACTCCGACCGTGTACGCGGACGCGGCTTGTCGAGGGGTTCCGCGTGCCGGTCGGCGGCGACGCCATCCTCGCCGTCGACGGGACGCAGATTCAGACCGACAAGGACCTCCACGCGCATCTCGCGCTCGAAGCGAGTCCCGGCGACACGCTGTCGGTCCGGATTCGCCGCGACGGTGAAGTCAGAACCGCCCCCGTCAAAGTCGGCGAGCGGCCCGCGCTGGTCGCGTGAGGCGCGTTCGCTCGACTACGTCCTGCCCGGACTGCGTGTCGCCGAACCGCCCCGACGCCGACTCCTGCAGTCGGTGCGGGGCGTCGCTCTGAATCTCGCCCGGCGCGGCGTGCGTGCTACGCCTCGCCGAGGTGTTCGCCCAGAAACCCGCCCACAGCGTCGGCGACCTTCTCGTGCTGACCTACGAAGAAGTGGTCGGCGCTCAGTTCCACGACCTCACAACCCAGCTCTCGCGCTCGCTCGACAACTGGTTCCCACTCGACGGTGTCGTCGCGCGCCCCGTAGACGACCTGTACCGGCCCCTCGATGTCGTCGAGCGCGGCCACGGTGTCCAAATCCTCGGCCAGACGCGCGGTGGGCGCGAGCAGCGAGACGGCGTCGGGTTGCGGTTCGACGGTCGAGGCCGCCAGCGCGGCGACGGCGGTCCCGAAACTGAACCCGAAGATACCGACGCGGTCGTACCGGTCGCGCGCCCACCGG
Encoded proteins:
- a CDS encoding class I SAM-dependent methyltransferase, yielding MSDRDAVRRAYDEMAETYAAERSQGGRGVEILAGFLDTLPERPRVLDAGCGQGTPVLRRLADAGDPVGLDFSGEQLRLASENVPDAPLVRGDMTKLPFRDDAFDAATGFHSLIHVPLDDHATVVEEFARVLRPGGRVLLTEGVEEWSGENPDWLDSGVEMRWDIAGAEATKDQLDRAGFAVEDEWLVVDELADDEVQKPFIEARLED
- a CDS encoding DUF7126 family protein — protein: MKAILVGPDRDGLGDALEAEGVELTRIDAVANRPALEEAGITDADTLVLTETEGATVIPVAKDLNDDLHVVVYTEDDLPDFARGQADLIVDPQLLSAEAVAEELAA
- the guaA gene encoding glutamine-hydrolyzing GMP synthase; translated protein: MVNTDEFIDEKVAEIREEVGDANAVIALSGGVDSSTAAALAYEAVGDQLTPVYVDTGLMRKGETDEIRETFDYMDSLRIVDAKERFLDALASVTDPEEKRHVIGEQFIREFETVAEETDADYLVQGTIYPDRIESEGTIKSHHNVGGLPDVVDFEGIVEPMRDLYKDEVREVARALDLEEIISERMPFPGPGLAVRILGEVTDEKLEVAREATHVVEEELAEYDPWQAFAAVLGKATGVKGDNRVHGYVVSVRSVESRDGMTARAQEIDWETLQRIQSRITGQNDNVSRVVYDVTHKPPATIEYE
- a CDS encoding CTP synthase produces the protein MPTEPETDYDPSLGNKFIFVTGGVMSGLGKGITAASTGRLLANAGFDVTAVKIDPYLNVDAGTMNPFQHGEVYVLKDGGEVDLDLGNYERFLDIDMTFDHNVTTGKTYQHVIEKERAGDYLGKTVQIIPHVTDDIKRRIREAAEGHDVCIVEVGGTVGDIEGMPFLEALRQFAHEEDEEDFLLTHVTLVPYSKNGEQKTKPTQHSVKELRSIGLQPDILVGRCEDELAPSTKEKIALFCDVPTDAVFSNPDVEDIYHVPLMVEEEGLDEYVMDRFDLTDDALPPAERDNTWRDLVTQDTHGEVEIALVGKYDLEDAYMSVNEALKHAGLEKSVDVNVRWVDSEKMADDHEERLHGADGIVVPGGFGSRGTEGKIEAIRYARENGVPYLGLCLGFQLAVVEYARNVLGLEGAHSAEIEEDTPHPVIDLLPEQYDLEDLGGTMRLGAHETDIEAGTLAEQVYGGTSCTERHRHRYEVNPEYFDEFEDSDLVFSGESGNRMEILELEGHPYFFGTQFHPEFRSRPTRASPPFVGLLDAVLDRRDGRTDDETDSETDANDPEEVEV
- a CDS encoding S1C family serine protease; translated protein: MEPTRRRVLGTLAAAATAGVAGCSSDSSPTANSADAGERATTERPADRPARDASETTVADADSVYTRVYRQTSDSVALIRTPRGSQGSGFLYDDRHFVTNYHVVGSADRVSVQFDDTLSRVGRVVGRDPRSDLAVIEVEVPDGVAPLELIDSEPSIGTRVAVVGSPYGLRGSLTSGIVSGVDRQVPSPVGDYLIPNAIQTDAPVNPGNSGGPLVNLSGKVLGVVNSGGGDNIAFAISASLVRRVVPALVADGEYDHPYLGAKTTTVTELVARANEFPTAEGVLVVDVPSGVPAKGQLRPCTRTRLVEGFRVPVGGDAILAVDGTQIQTDKDLHAHLALEASPGDTLSVRIRRDGEVRTAPVKVGERPALVA
- a CDS encoding alpha/beta hydrolase, with protein sequence MNSEDLPIPGGRDVRATLDAPDAADADAIAVACPPHPQHRGHRGDKRLTAVSEALTDAGIACLRFDYGEWDAGYGEREDARNALRWARDRYDRVGIFGFSFGTAVAALAASTVEPQPDAVSLLAPTARLAEDLDTVAALDDIEGPVQVVYGARDDTVEWEPVVERARELGCEVVELSADHFFVGQHEKVADAVGGFLGEHLGEA